A stretch of Spirochaeta cellobiosiphila DSM 17781 DNA encodes these proteins:
- a CDS encoding glycoside hydrolase family 130 protein, whose translation MSVFEDRKKAVYKAYNDLISKKLKKVEPSNGVYYRYDAPILTEDHVPVHWRYDLNPKTNPLFQERLGINAAFNAGAIKFKGEYMMVVRVEGDDRKSFFATAKSPDGINHWEFVGEPLLLEDVDSMETNVYDMRLTAHEDGYIYGIFCAESHDPDAPEGDTSRAVAAAGIVRTKDMENWERLPNLKTPGPQQRNVLLHPEFYKGQYLLYTRPQDGFISTGSGGGVCWGLSDSMDNAHIKEENLMDPKVYHTIKEVKNGGGAVPIKTKEGWLHIMHGVRNTAAGLRYVIYAVLSDLNEPGKVIASPGGHFIAPKGIERIGDVSNVVFCNGAILDDDGRLLIYYASSDTRMHVAETSIEQMLDYVKNTPKDRLRSRTSVEDRISLIRNNKEFL comes from the coding sequence ATGAGTGTATTTGAAGATAGAAAGAAAGCTGTATATAAAGCTTATAATGACCTTATCAGTAAAAAACTTAAGAAAGTAGAACCCTCAAATGGAGTCTATTACCGATATGATGCCCCTATTTTAACAGAAGATCATGTTCCTGTTCATTGGAGATATGATCTAAACCCTAAAACAAATCCTTTATTTCAGGAACGTCTGGGTATTAATGCTGCTTTTAATGCAGGGGCCATTAAGTTTAAGGGAGAATATATGATGGTGGTACGCGTAGAGGGAGATGACCGTAAATCCTTCTTCGCTACAGCAAAGAGTCCAGATGGTATCAATCATTGGGAATTTGTTGGGGAACCACTTCTTTTGGAAGATGTAGATTCCATGGAAACCAATGTGTATGACATGCGATTAACAGCTCATGAAGATGGATATATCTATGGTATCTTTTGCGCAGAAAGTCATGATCCAGATGCTCCTGAAGGAGACACTTCCCGTGCCGTAGCTGCCGCAGGAATCGTAAGAACCAAAGACATGGAGAATTGGGAGCGTCTGCCCAACTTAAAGACCCCTGGACCTCAACAGCGAAATGTCCTGCTTCATCCGGAATTTTATAAAGGGCAATACTTATTATATACTCGCCCTCAGGACGGCTTTATCTCAACAGGTTCTGGTGGGGGTGTCTGCTGGGGACTATCCGATTCTATGGACAATGCCCATATCAAAGAGGAAAACCTCATGGATCCAAAAGTTTATCATACCATTAAGGAAGTGAAGAACGGAGGAGGGGCTGTTCCTATTAAAACAAAAGAGGGCTGGCTTCATATAATGCATGGTGTTCGTAACACGGCTGCAGGACTTCGCTATGTTATCTATGCTGTTCTCTCTGATCTTAATGAACCTGGAAAGGTTATAGCCTCTCCAGGAGGACATTTCATCGCACCTAAGGGTATTGAACGGATAGGTGATGTATCTAATGTTGTGTTTTGTAATGGAGCTATTCTCGATGATGATGGACGTTTACTAATCTACTATGCTTCCAGTGATACTCGAATGCATGTCGCAGAAACTTCTATCGAACAGATGCTG